A genomic window from Engraulis encrasicolus isolate BLACKSEA-1 chromosome 14, IST_EnEncr_1.0, whole genome shotgun sequence includes:
- the LOC134463513 gene encoding plasma membrane calcium-transporting ATPase 2-like translates to TGHVLRSEFQVIRVVNAFRSSLYEGLEKPESRTSIHNFMTHPEFRIEDSTPHLPLIDDSDHHHHHHGEEAHKNLHQASSQPSSPNKNNNAIDSGINLTTDTSRSAASSSPGSPLHSLETSL, encoded by the exons ACTGGCCACGTCCTAAGGAGTGAATTTCAGGTT ATCCGTGTCGTGAACGCTTTTCGTAGCTCCCTCTACGAAGGCTTGGAAAAACCCGAATCCCGAACCTCCATCCACAACTTCATGACGCATCCCGAGTTTAGGATAGAGgactccaccccccacctcccgcTTATAGACGActccgaccaccaccaccatcaccacggcGAGGAGGCGCACAAGAACCTGCACCAGGCCAGCAGCCAACCGTCCTCGCCCAATAAGAACAACAACGCCATCGACAGCGGCATCAACCTCACCACCGACACCAGTAGATCAGCAGCCTCATCCAGCCCGGGAAGTCCGCTCCATAGTTTGGAAACATCCCTTTAG